The following are encoded together in the Actinoplanes sp. N902-109 genome:
- a CDS encoding NarK/NasA family nitrate transporter, which translates to MTTTTPASTTTAVADRPVVSVRGHWIDDWRPEDTTFWARTGARIARRNLAFSIFSEHIGFSVWTLWSVLVLFLGPAYGIDPAGKFLLTAVPALVGSVLRIPYTFAVARFGGRNWTIVSASLLLVPAMLAAVLIKPGVSYSTLLILAAVAGVGGGNFASSMANINAFYPDRLKGWALGINAGGGNLGVAAVQLVGLFVLAVLGAGHPGVVAGIYLPLIVVAAIGSALFMDNLSQARNEKRGVRDAVKQPHTWIMSLLYIGTFGSFIGFGFAFGQVLQVQFASSFATPVEAAYLTFLGPLLGSLVRPVGGALADRLGGARVTFWNFVAMALGAGVVLLASQQHSLPLYLVGFVALFVFSGIGNGSTYKMIPRIFAVRHPDDTHEARRLSGAVIGIAGAIGAFGGVLVNLAFRQSFLAYKTADAAYLTFIGFYALCVLVTWAVYLRPRARRLAGV; encoded by the coding sequence GTGACCACCACCACCCCTGCCAGCACGACCACCGCTGTCGCCGACCGTCCGGTGGTGTCGGTGCGTGGTCATTGGATCGACGACTGGCGTCCCGAGGACACCACGTTCTGGGCGCGCACCGGCGCCCGCATCGCCCGGCGCAACCTCGCGTTCTCCATCTTCTCGGAGCACATCGGGTTCTCGGTGTGGACGCTGTGGTCGGTGCTCGTGCTCTTCCTCGGGCCCGCGTACGGCATCGACCCGGCCGGCAAGTTCCTGCTCACCGCGGTGCCCGCGCTGGTGGGGTCGGTGCTGCGGATCCCGTACACCTTCGCGGTGGCCCGGTTCGGCGGCCGCAACTGGACCATCGTCAGCGCGTCGCTGCTGCTGGTGCCCGCGATGCTGGCCGCGGTGCTGATCAAGCCGGGGGTGTCCTACTCGACGCTGCTGATCCTGGCCGCGGTGGCCGGGGTGGGCGGCGGGAACTTCGCGTCCTCGATGGCCAACATCAACGCCTTCTACCCGGACCGGTTGAAGGGGTGGGCGCTGGGCATCAACGCCGGCGGCGGCAACCTGGGCGTGGCGGCGGTGCAGCTGGTCGGGCTGTTCGTGCTGGCCGTGCTCGGCGCGGGTCACCCCGGCGTGGTCGCGGGCATCTACCTCCCGCTCATCGTGGTGGCGGCGATCGGCTCGGCGTTGTTCATGGACAACCTCTCGCAGGCGCGCAACGAGAAGCGCGGCGTGCGGGACGCGGTCAAGCAGCCGCACACCTGGATCATGTCGCTGCTCTACATCGGCACGTTCGGCTCGTTCATCGGCTTCGGGTTCGCCTTCGGCCAGGTGCTGCAGGTGCAGTTCGCCTCGTCCTTCGCGACCCCGGTCGAGGCGGCGTACCTGACCTTCCTCGGGCCGCTGCTGGGCTCGCTGGTACGGCCGGTCGGCGGGGCCCTGGCGGACCGGCTCGGCGGCGCCCGGGTGACGTTCTGGAACTTCGTCGCGATGGCGCTCGGCGCGGGCGTCGTGCTGCTCGCCTCCCAGCAGCACTCGCTGCCGCTCTATCTGGTCGGGTTCGTCGCGCTGTTCGTGTTCAGCGGGATCGGCAACGGATCCACGTACAAGATGATCCCGCGGATCTTCGCGGTGCGGCACCCGGACGACACGCACGAGGCACGCCGGCTCTCCGGGGCCGTGATCGGCATCGCCGGGGCGATCGGGGCGTTCGGCGGGGTGCTGGTGAACCTGGCTTTCCGGCAGTCCTTCCTGGCGTACAAGACGGCGGACGCGGCGTACCTGACGTTCATCGGGTTCTACGCGCTGTGCGTGCTGGTCACGTGGGCGGTGTACCTGCGCCCCCGCGCCCGCCGGCTCGCCGGGGTCTGA
- the nirB gene encoding nitrite reductase large subunit NirB, whose product MRERLVVIGNGMAGARTVEEILARDGDFSITMFGDEPYGNYNRIMLSTVLAGGADETGIFLNDLSWYADQGITLHTGTRVTRIDRGARLVHADDGTTTPYDKLIIATGSRAFVPPIPGIRRPGRGYHQGVFAFRTLDDTRAMIRYAREHERAVVIGGGLLGLEAARGLQNHLRHVTLVHAADHLMNTQLDPQGGAILQAGVEKLGIEVVTGAQTTEILGKHAVTGVRLADGRTIGCDVVVVAAGIRANAEVAEASGLPVERGVVVDDQMRVRGEPDIYAVGECAEHRGATYGLVAPLWEQARVLADHLTGRDPDAAYLGSRVATKLKVAGVDVAAMGVTAPEYDDDETLTFSEPRRGVYKSVVIRDGRLIGATLVGDVAKVAFLMQAFDRGLALPEQRAELLFDLGGPPAEVSAADLADDAQVCNCNGVSKDTLVQTVQGGCRTVSGVMDKTRAGKGCGTCKGLVQQIVEWAAGGEVEEDPRAGWYVPGVPMPKPELMHAIRTHGLKSVSSVFATLVPGGTEDAKSKMGLASLLKMMWGEEYVDERDARFINDRVHANIQRDGTFSVVPQMKGGVTTPAQLRRIAEVAERHEVPMVKLTGGQRIDLLGVPKEKLPQLWAELDMPSGWAYGKSFRTVKTCVGSDFCRFGVGDSTALGIAIEERYQGIEGPGKMKLAVTGCPRNCAEAYVKDLGVVAVDGGRWEIYVGGAAGAHVRKGDLLTTVDSAAEVITLTGRFLQYYRENANWLERTYAFVPRIGIDRIRAVVVDDADGTAAALDAAMAASVAAYRDPWQERAQPVTPGQFRTSLPLVVLPQVPVR is encoded by the coding sequence ATGAGGGAACGACTGGTCGTCATCGGCAACGGCATGGCCGGGGCCCGGACCGTCGAGGAGATCCTCGCCCGCGACGGCGACTTCTCGATCACCATGTTCGGCGACGAACCGTACGGCAACTACAACCGGATCATGCTGTCCACGGTCCTGGCCGGCGGCGCGGACGAGACGGGGATCTTCCTCAACGACCTCTCCTGGTACGCCGACCAGGGCATCACCCTGCACACCGGCACCCGCGTCACGCGCATCGACCGGGGTGCCCGGCTGGTGCACGCCGACGACGGAACCACCACGCCGTACGACAAGCTGATCATCGCCACCGGCAGCCGGGCCTTCGTGCCGCCGATCCCCGGCATCCGCCGGCCCGGCCGCGGATACCACCAGGGCGTCTTCGCGTTCCGCACGCTGGACGACACCCGGGCGATGATCCGCTACGCCCGCGAGCACGAACGCGCCGTGGTGATCGGTGGCGGCCTGCTCGGGCTGGAAGCCGCCCGGGGGCTGCAGAACCACCTGCGTCACGTCACGCTGGTGCACGCCGCCGATCACCTGATGAACACCCAGCTGGACCCGCAGGGCGGCGCGATCCTGCAGGCCGGCGTCGAGAAGCTGGGCATCGAGGTGGTGACCGGGGCGCAGACCACCGAGATCCTGGGCAAGCACGCGGTGACCGGGGTGCGCCTGGCCGACGGGCGCACGATCGGCTGCGACGTGGTCGTGGTGGCCGCCGGTATCCGGGCCAACGCCGAGGTGGCCGAGGCCAGCGGGCTGCCGGTCGAGCGCGGCGTCGTCGTCGACGACCAGATGCGGGTCCGCGGCGAGCCGGACATCTATGCGGTGGGGGAGTGCGCCGAGCACCGGGGTGCGACGTACGGCCTGGTGGCGCCGCTGTGGGAGCAGGCCCGGGTGCTCGCCGACCACCTCACCGGCCGCGACCCGGACGCCGCGTACCTCGGCTCGCGCGTCGCCACGAAGCTCAAGGTGGCCGGTGTCGACGTGGCCGCGATGGGCGTCACCGCGCCCGAGTACGACGACGACGAGACGCTGACCTTCAGCGAGCCCCGCCGGGGCGTCTACAAGAGCGTCGTGATCCGGGACGGCCGGCTCATCGGCGCCACGCTGGTCGGCGACGTGGCCAAGGTCGCGTTCCTGATGCAGGCGTTCGACCGCGGGCTGGCCCTGCCCGAGCAGCGGGCCGAGCTGTTGTTCGACCTGGGCGGCCCACCGGCCGAGGTCAGCGCCGCCGACCTGGCCGACGACGCGCAGGTCTGCAACTGCAACGGGGTCAGCAAGGACACGCTGGTGCAGACCGTGCAGGGCGGCTGCCGGACGGTGTCCGGCGTGATGGACAAGACCCGGGCCGGCAAGGGCTGCGGCACCTGCAAGGGCCTGGTCCAGCAGATCGTCGAGTGGGCGGCCGGCGGCGAGGTGGAGGAGGACCCCCGGGCCGGCTGGTACGTCCCCGGCGTACCGATGCCCAAGCCGGAGCTGATGCACGCGATCCGCACCCACGGGCTGAAGTCGGTCTCCTCGGTCTTCGCCACGCTGGTGCCCGGCGGCACCGAGGACGCCAAGAGCAAGATGGGGCTGGCCTCGCTGCTCAAGATGATGTGGGGCGAGGAGTACGTCGACGAGCGCGACGCCCGGTTCATCAACGACCGGGTGCACGCCAACATCCAGCGCGACGGCACGTTCAGCGTGGTCCCGCAGATGAAGGGCGGCGTCACCACCCCGGCCCAGCTCAGGCGGATCGCCGAGGTGGCCGAGCGGCACGAGGTGCCGATGGTCAAGCTCACCGGCGGGCAGCGCATCGACCTGCTCGGCGTGCCCAAGGAGAAGCTCCCGCAGCTGTGGGCCGAGCTGGACATGCCCTCGGGCTGGGCCTACGGCAAGAGTTTCCGCACCGTGAAGACCTGCGTCGGCTCGGACTTCTGCCGCTTCGGGGTGGGCGACTCGACTGCGCTGGGCATCGCGATCGAGGAGCGCTACCAGGGCATCGAGGGGCCCGGCAAGATGAAGCTGGCGGTCACCGGGTGCCCGCGCAACTGCGCCGAGGCGTACGTCAAGGACCTGGGTGTGGTCGCCGTCGACGGCGGGCGCTGGGAGATCTACGTCGGCGGCGCGGCCGGTGCCCACGTCCGCAAGGGTGACCTGCTCACCACGGTGGACTCGGCGGCCGAGGTGATCACGCTGACCGGGCGGTTCCTGCAGTACTACCGGGAGAACGCGAACTGGCTCGAACGCACGTACGCCTTCGTGCCCCGGATCGGCATCGACCGGATCAGGGCGGTCGTGGTCGACGACGCCGACGGTACCGCCGCCGCCCTGGACGCCGCGATGGCCGCCTCGGTGGCCGCCTACCGGGACCCCTGGCAGGAACGCGCGCAACCGGTGACACCGGGGCAGTTCCGCACGTCGCTGCCGCTGGTCGTGCTGCCGCAGGTGCCGGTCCGATGA
- a CDS encoding AGE family epimerase/isomerase — MSVWPTSQAHHRWLDQHSRDLLRFGRRTAGPEGGARWLDERGMPVASRPVSALICTRMTHVYAIGALLGVPGAGTLAARSMAGLTGLLHDREHGGWFPARAADGTPEPGKSCYDHAFVLLAASTALQAGVPGAGELLDTAAGVFLQRFWDEQAGMCVDTWDTAFATLDDYRGINANMHTVEAMLSVASVTGDQEWIRRARRICDFVVRTAAAHEWRIPEHYDSSWTPLPEYNADKPDHPFKPYGATVGHGLEWSRLLLHAAAAPGAGDTAALTDGAARLFDRAVDDGWAVDGNPGFVYTTDWSGRPVVRDRMHWVAAEGINAAAALYTHSGDQRYADLYREWWDYADTYLLDHERGSWFHQLDPANVPTDTVWPGKFDLYHAFQATLGARLPLWPMVATAVAQQP, encoded by the coding sequence ATGTCCGTGTGGCCGACGAGTCAAGCCCATCATCGCTGGCTGGACCAGCACAGCCGGGATCTGCTGCGGTTCGGGCGGCGCACCGCCGGGCCGGAGGGCGGGGCCCGCTGGCTGGACGAGCGCGGGATGCCGGTGGCCAGCCGGCCGGTGTCGGCGCTGATCTGCACGCGGATGACACACGTCTATGCGATCGGGGCGCTGCTCGGGGTGCCCGGCGCCGGCACCCTCGCCGCACGCTCGATGGCCGGGCTGACCGGGTTGCTGCACGACCGTGAGCACGGCGGGTGGTTCCCCGCCAGGGCCGCCGACGGCACGCCCGAGCCGGGCAAGTCCTGCTACGACCACGCCTTCGTGCTGCTGGCCGCCTCGACCGCGCTGCAGGCCGGGGTGCCCGGCGCGGGCGAGCTGCTCGACACGGCGGCCGGGGTGTTCCTGCAGCGGTTCTGGGACGAGCAGGCCGGCATGTGCGTCGACACGTGGGACACGGCGTTCGCCACTCTGGACGACTACCGGGGCATCAACGCCAACATGCACACCGTCGAGGCGATGCTCTCGGTGGCGAGCGTGACCGGCGACCAGGAGTGGATCCGGCGGGCGCGGCGCATCTGCGACTTCGTGGTGCGCACGGCCGCGGCGCACGAGTGGCGCATCCCCGAGCACTACGACAGCTCATGGACCCCGCTGCCGGAGTACAACGCCGACAAGCCCGACCACCCGTTCAAGCCGTACGGTGCCACGGTGGGCCACGGGCTCGAGTGGTCCCGCCTGCTGTTGCACGCGGCGGCCGCGCCGGGCGCCGGGGACACCGCGGCGCTCACCGACGGGGCCGCGCGGCTGTTCGACCGGGCGGTGGACGACGGCTGGGCGGTGGACGGCAACCCCGGCTTCGTCTACACCACGGACTGGTCGGGCCGGCCGGTGGTGCGCGACCGGATGCACTGGGTGGCGGCCGAGGGGATCAACGCGGCGGCGGCGCTGTACACGCACAGCGGCGACCAGCGCTATGCCGACCTCTACCGCGAGTGGTGGGACTACGCCGACACGTATCTCCTCGACCACGAGCGGGGCTCCTGGTTCCACCAGCTCGATCCGGCCAATGTGCCCACCGATACGGTGTGGCCGGGCAAATTCGACCTGTACCACGCCTTCCAGGCGACGCTGGGGGCGCGGCTGCCACTGTGGCCGATGGTGGCCACCGCGGTGGCGCAGCAGCCGTGA
- a CDS encoding Rieske (2Fe-2S) protein, whose protein sequence is MSTSLGPADQIPVGEGRTFTVDGEMVAVFRLRDGSLRAVQAVCPHRGGPLADGQIDAQVVVCPLHLNVFDLTTGCSLSGQPDLRTYPVGVDDSGSIVIHPSEAFA, encoded by the coding sequence ATGAGCACGTCGCTCGGCCCGGCGGACCAGATCCCGGTGGGCGAGGGCCGCACCTTCACCGTCGACGGCGAGATGGTGGCGGTGTTCCGGCTGCGCGACGGCTCGCTGCGCGCGGTGCAGGCGGTGTGCCCGCACCGGGGCGGCCCGCTCGCCGACGGTCAGATCGACGCCCAGGTCGTCGTGTGCCCGCTGCACCTCAACGTGTTCGACCTGACCACCGGCTGCTCGCTGAGCGGTCAGCCGGATCTGCGCACCTACCCCGTCGGCGTCGACGATTCCGGCTCCATCGTCATCCACCCATCGGAGGCCTTCGCGTGA
- a CDS encoding transporter, with the protein MTWLMWRQHRRQLWALLTAMAVLAAVLGPTGMAMHHAYDRLGLASCTATVSLPDGCPGRLDQFTGKYDSMFYVAVLLLVLPLLAGLFWGAPVVAREVEQGTHRLIWTQGITRRRWALTKIGVLTGVVAVAAAGYGLGTAWWLAPLSRLDTGTSRFAYLFFDMQGVAPVAYTVFAVVLGIAAGTTIPRTIPAMGLTLAVYAGVRTAVEMVARPRFAAPEQTTFPVASGPGSDSSTGAGSWVLAHSVHQADGTFVTDGSMRCPVTGCSPDAPFPLQPGAYNLETFQPADRFWAFQWLESGIFVLLAAVLIGWTVHRLRRLT; encoded by the coding sequence ATGACGTGGTTGATGTGGCGTCAGCATCGGCGTCAGCTCTGGGCGCTGCTGACGGCGATGGCCGTGCTCGCGGCGGTGCTCGGGCCGACCGGGATGGCGATGCACCACGCCTACGACCGGCTGGGGCTGGCGAGCTGCACCGCCACCGTGTCGCTGCCCGACGGGTGCCCCGGCAGGCTCGACCAGTTCACCGGCAAGTACGACAGCATGTTCTACGTCGCCGTGCTGCTGCTGGTCCTGCCGCTGCTCGCGGGCCTCTTCTGGGGTGCGCCGGTGGTGGCCCGCGAGGTGGAGCAGGGCACCCACCGGTTGATCTGGACCCAGGGCATCACCCGCCGGCGCTGGGCGCTGACCAAGATCGGCGTGCTGACCGGGGTGGTGGCCGTGGCCGCGGCCGGCTACGGCCTGGGCACCGCGTGGTGGCTCGCGCCGCTGTCCCGCCTCGACACCGGCACCAGCCGGTTCGCGTACCTGTTCTTCGACATGCAGGGCGTGGCGCCGGTGGCGTACACGGTGTTCGCCGTGGTGCTGGGCATCGCCGCCGGCACGACGATCCCGCGGACGATCCCGGCGATGGGCCTGACCCTGGCGGTGTACGCCGGGGTCCGGACGGCCGTGGAGATGGTCGCCCGGCCACGCTTCGCCGCACCTGAGCAGACCACGTTCCCGGTCGCCAGCGGTCCGGGGTCGGACAGCAGCACCGGGGCGGGCAGCTGGGTGCTGGCGCACAGCGTGCACCAGGCCGACGGGACGTTCGTGACCGACGGCTCGATGCGCTGCCCGGTGACCGGGTGCTCGCCGGACGCGCCGTTCCCGCTGCAGCCGGGAGCGTACAACCTGGAGACGTTCCAGCCGGCCGACCGGTTCTGGGCGTTCCAGTGGCTGGAGAGCGGCATCTTCGTGCTGCTGGCGGCGGTGCTGATCGGCTGGACGGTGCACCGGCTGCGCCGGCTCACGTAG
- a CDS encoding globin domain-containing protein: protein MIESGPPGHHAAGAVYSTGTVPGSSPDPGASRRPSAEAMAIVQRTAAAVSDRPVALVEAFYQHLFLLAPGVRDMFPQDMTAQNDKLLAALLDGIQALVEPERYAYTMERNLYRLGAQHARRYGVLPEHYPYVGHALVRAVRDITGDWTVETSSAWIWVYDWMAAHMLGQVHYQQR from the coding sequence ATGATCGAGTCTGGGCCCCCGGGGCATCACGCGGCAGGAGCTGTCTACTCCACGGGCACCGTACCCGGATCATCGCCTGACCCGGGCGCGAGCCGCCGCCCGTCGGCCGAGGCCATGGCCATCGTGCAACGCACGGCGGCGGCCGTCTCGGACCGCCCGGTCGCCCTGGTCGAGGCGTTCTACCAGCACCTGTTCCTGCTGGCGCCGGGTGTGCGCGACATGTTCCCGCAGGACATGACGGCCCAGAACGACAAGCTGCTGGCTGCCCTGCTCGACGGCATCCAGGCGCTGGTCGAACCGGAGCGCTATGCGTACACCATGGAACGCAACCTGTACCGGCTGGGCGCTCAGCACGCACGGCGCTACGGTGTGCTGCCCGAGCACTACCCGTACGTCGGGCACGCCCTGGTCCGGGCGGTGCGCGACATCACCGGCGACTGGACGGTCGAGACCAGCTCGGCGTGGATCTGGGTGTACGACTGGATGGCCGCGCACATGCTCGGCCAGGTGCACTACCAGCAGCGGTAA
- a CDS encoding YncE family protein: MRKSLLAATVATCLSSLLVAPGAATAAAAPKATAAPKASVAPAVTALPFGTPADVVATGTRVFVSGGPGSTQVAVTTAAGAVTRTLDGLSGPADLQLSNDRRTLYVAEPAAGRISAFSTLTLRRTATYSTGAGSCPASLAFTGQFLWFGYGCADFEGDIGRIDLTSRPAVVTTGLAGYDFYEAPLLASATRNTGVLLASQPGLSYGADLSYRVGTDGSLTRVSITPFDIAGENKRDNALDPTGTTAYTADGYPYYVQSFPAADLSRPGTRFPTGPYPVAVEISESGRVAGGADAAYEPDVFVFTPGGTLLQQFDLGDQYATLVPHGLAWSPAGTTLYAITADGFLHVLPVA, translated from the coding sequence GTGCGGAAAAGCTTGCTCGCCGCGACCGTGGCCACCTGTCTGAGTTCCCTGCTCGTCGCGCCCGGCGCCGCCACGGCCGCCGCGGCGCCGAAAGCCACCGCGGCGCCGAAAGCCAGCGTGGCGCCGGCGGTCACCGCGCTGCCGTTCGGCACCCCGGCCGACGTGGTGGCCACCGGCACCCGGGTGTTCGTCAGCGGCGGTCCGGGCTCCACCCAGGTGGCGGTGACCACCGCGGCCGGCGCCGTGACCCGTACGCTGGACGGCCTCAGCGGGCCGGCCGACCTGCAGCTGAGCAACGACCGGCGGACGCTGTACGTGGCCGAACCGGCAGCCGGCCGGATCAGCGCGTTCAGCACGCTGACGCTGCGGCGCACGGCCACGTACTCGACCGGGGCCGGCTCCTGCCCGGCCAGCCTGGCGTTCACCGGGCAGTTCCTCTGGTTCGGCTACGGCTGCGCCGACTTCGAGGGTGACATCGGGCGGATCGACCTGACCAGCCGGCCCGCCGTGGTCACCACCGGGCTGGCCGGCTACGACTTCTACGAGGCACCGCTGCTCGCCTCGGCCACCCGCAACACCGGGGTGCTGCTGGCCAGCCAGCCCGGGCTGAGCTACGGCGCCGACCTGTCCTACCGGGTCGGCACCGACGGCTCGCTGACCCGGGTGAGCATCACGCCGTTCGACATCGCGGGCGAGAACAAGCGCGACAACGCCCTGGACCCGACCGGCACGACCGCGTACACCGCCGACGGCTACCCGTACTACGTGCAGTCGTTCCCGGCCGCCGACCTGAGCCGGCCCGGCACCCGCTTCCCGACCGGGCCGTACCCGGTGGCCGTGGAGATCTCCGAGAGCGGCCGGGTGGCCGGGGGCGCCGACGCCGCCTACGAGCCCGACGTGTTCGTCTTCACCCCGGGCGGCACCCTGCTCCAGCAGTTCGACCTGGGTGACCAGTACGCGACCCTGGTCCCGCACGGGCTGGCCTGGTCGCCGGCCGGGACCACGCTGTACGCGATCACGGCCGACGGCTTCCTGCACGTGCTGCCCGTGGCGTAG
- a CDS encoding ABC transporter ATP-binding protein: protein MEYALQAHAAGKRYGRRWALRDCTVELPAGHVAALVGPNGAGKSTFLHLAVGLSRPDAGTIRVLGADPYDNTTVLADLGFVAQDTPVYRDFTADDLLTMGGKLNRRWDAGLARRRLAQLGIPPHRPVGKLSGGQRAQVALALALAKRPRLLVLDEPVASLDPLARQEFLQSLMGSVAEAETSVLLSSHILADLERSCDYLIVLQGGRTQLAGEIDDIVAGHRRLIGPRHLGEPIGGVTDIVRAAHTDRQSTLMVRAEGAIRDPLWTVQEPTLEDIILAHLAQTDARATHQEWGVAA from the coding sequence ATGGAGTACGCGCTGCAGGCCCACGCGGCCGGCAAACGATACGGCAGACGCTGGGCGTTGCGGGACTGCACGGTCGAGCTGCCGGCCGGGCACGTCGCCGCACTGGTCGGCCCCAACGGCGCCGGCAAGAGCACCTTCCTGCACCTGGCGGTGGGCCTGTCGCGGCCGGACGCCGGGACGATCCGGGTGCTGGGCGCCGACCCGTACGACAACACCACCGTGCTGGCCGACCTGGGATTCGTCGCCCAGGACACCCCGGTCTACCGCGACTTCACCGCCGACGACCTGCTCACCATGGGCGGCAAGCTGAACCGCCGGTGGGACGCCGGGCTGGCCCGGCGCCGGCTGGCCCAGCTGGGCATCCCGCCGCACCGGCCGGTCGGCAAGCTCTCCGGCGGTCAGCGGGCCCAGGTGGCGCTCGCCCTGGCGCTGGCCAAGCGGCCCCGGTTGCTGGTGCTGGACGAGCCGGTCGCCAGCCTGGACCCGCTGGCCCGGCAGGAATTCCTGCAGTCGCTGATGGGCAGCGTCGCCGAGGCGGAGACCAGCGTGCTGCTCTCCTCGCACATCCTGGCCGACCTGGAACGCTCCTGCGACTACCTGATCGTGCTGCAGGGCGGGCGCACCCAGCTGGCCGGCGAGATCGACGACATCGTGGCCGGGCACCGCCGGCTGATCGGCCCGCGCCACCTGGGCGAGCCGATCGGCGGTGTGACGGACATCGTGCGCGCCGCCCACACCGACCGCCAGTCGACGCTGATGGTCCGTGCGGAGGGGGCCATCCGCGACCCGCTGTGGACGGTCCAGGAACCCACCCTCGAGGACATCATCCTCGCGCACCTCGCCCAGACAGATGCTCGAGCAACGCACCAGGAGTGGGGGGTCGCAGCATGA
- a CDS encoding GntR family transcriptional regulator yields MIAFVLDNRSKVNTYVQLIQQVKQALRVGMLTPGDQLPKVRDVAQALAINPNTVLKAYRELVLEGLAEGRPGVGTFISRTLAGDSLVHQGELREELVVWLRKAQAAGLSDEDVTALVETTARTLRQTDALQNEPA; encoded by the coding sequence ATGATCGCGTTCGTGCTGGACAACCGCTCCAAGGTGAACACCTATGTGCAGCTGATCCAGCAGGTGAAACAGGCGCTGCGGGTCGGGATGCTGACCCCCGGCGACCAGCTGCCCAAGGTGCGCGACGTCGCCCAGGCGCTGGCGATCAACCCGAACACCGTGCTCAAGGCGTACCGGGAACTGGTCCTGGAAGGCCTGGCCGAGGGCCGGCCGGGCGTCGGCACCTTCATCAGCCGCACGCTGGCCGGCGACTCCCTGGTGCACCAGGGCGAACTGCGCGAGGAGCTGGTGGTGTGGCTGCGCAAGGCGCAGGCGGCCGGGCTGTCCGACGAGGACGTGACCGCCCTGGTCGAGACGACCGCCCGCACACTGCGCCAGACCGACGCCCTGCAGAACGAACCCGCCTGA
- a CDS encoding nitric oxide synthase oxygenase — MGTPGYRDHPIDEWDPDAPVDEREAEEFLRQYHDENPATGPVTARWAAVRAEIAATGTYEHTPAELSYGAKLAWRNASRCIGRLYWRSLHVVDRRSARTPQEIFAGLVRHLEIAGGTDVRPGNRDSRRGSIRPVVTVFAPAKPGESVARVWNDQLIRYAGHRRPDGSVLGDPDRAEFTATMELLGWKGKGTAFDVLPLIVESPHDGVHMFELPDSAVLEVPLTHPEYGWFAELDLRWYAVPAIANQRLTIGGVHYPLAPFNGWYMGTEIGARNLADAGRYNLLPVVAARLGLDTSSETTLWRDRALVELNRAVLFSYERAGVKITDHHTEAARFLEHVAREEKAGRQVPADWSWIVPPISGAATPVFHRYYHEADQRPNFYLDEEARELARAGRWWASPSPRW, encoded by the coding sequence GTGGGGACACCGGGCTATCGGGACCATCCGATCGACGAGTGGGACCCCGACGCCCCGGTCGACGAGCGTGAGGCCGAGGAATTCCTGCGGCAGTACCACGACGAGAACCCCGCGACCGGGCCGGTGACGGCCCGATGGGCCGCGGTCCGGGCCGAGATCGCGGCCACCGGCACGTACGAGCACACCCCCGCCGAGCTCAGCTATGGCGCGAAGCTGGCCTGGCGCAACGCCAGCAGGTGCATCGGCCGGCTGTACTGGCGCAGCCTGCACGTGGTGGACCGGCGCTCGGCCCGCACCCCGCAGGAGATCTTCGCCGGGCTGGTGCGCCACCTGGAGATCGCCGGTGGCACCGACGTGCGGCCGGGCAACCGTGATTCCCGGCGCGGTTCGATCCGTCCGGTGGTGACGGTGTTCGCCCCGGCCAAGCCCGGCGAGTCGGTCGCCCGGGTGTGGAACGACCAGCTGATCCGGTACGCCGGGCACCGCCGGCCGGACGGCTCGGTGCTCGGCGACCCGGACCGCGCCGAGTTCACCGCCACCATGGAACTGCTGGGCTGGAAGGGCAAGGGCACGGCCTTCGACGTGCTCCCGCTCATCGTGGAGTCCCCGCACGACGGCGTGCACATGTTCGAGCTGCCCGACAGCGCGGTGCTCGAGGTGCCGCTGACCCACCCCGAGTACGGCTGGTTCGCCGAACTCGACCTGCGCTGGTACGCGGTGCCGGCGATCGCCAACCAGCGGCTGACCATCGGCGGCGTCCACTATCCCCTCGCACCGTTCAACGGCTGGTACATGGGCACCGAGATCGGCGCGCGCAACCTGGCCGACGCCGGGCGCTACAACCTGCTGCCGGTGGTGGCCGCGCGGCTGGGCCTGGACACCAGCTCCGAGACCACCCTGTGGCGCGACCGGGCGCTGGTGGAACTCAACCGCGCGGTGCTGTTCTCGTACGAGCGGGCCGGGGTGAAGATCACCGACCACCACACCGAGGCGGCCCGCTTCCTGGAGCACGTCGCCCGCGAGGAGAAGGCCGGTCGGCAGGTGCCGGCCGACTGGAGCTGGATCGTGCCGCCGATCTCCGGGGCCGCCACGCCGGTGTTCCACCGGTACTACCACGAGGCCGACCAGCGCCCGAACTTCTACCTCGACGAGGAGGCGCGCGAACTCGCCCGGGCCGGGCGCTGGTGGGCCAGCCCGAGCCCCCGCTGGTGA